In the Lepus europaeus isolate LE1 chromosome 18, mLepTim1.pri, whole genome shotgun sequence genome, one interval contains:
- the TAX1BP3 gene encoding tax1-binding protein 3, whose product MSYIPGQPVTAVVQRVEIHKLRQGENLILGFSIGGGIDQDPSQNPFSEDKTDKGIYVTRVSEGGPAEIAGLQIGDKIMQVNGWDMTMVTHDQARKRLTKRSEEVVRLLVTRQSLQKAVQQSMLS is encoded by the exons ATGTCGTACATCCCGGGCCAGCCGGTCACTGCGGTGGTG caAAGAGTTGAAATTCACAAGCTGCGTCAAGGGGAGAACTTAATCCTGGGCTTCAGCATTGGAGGGGGCATCGACCAGGATCCCTCCCAGAACCCCTTCTCGGAGGACAAGACAGACAAG GGCATTTATGTCACACGGGTGTCCGAAGGAGGCCCTGCTGAAATTGCTGGCCTGCAGATTGGAGACAAGATCATGCAG GTGAACGGCTGGGACATGACCATGGTCACACACGACCAGGCCCGGAAGCGGCTCACCAAGCGGTCGGAGGAGGTGGTGCGCCTGCTGGTGACGCGGCAGTCGCTGCAGAAGGCCGTGCAGCAGTCCATGCTGTCCTAG
- the EMC6 gene encoding ER membrane protein complex subunit 6, which translates to MAAVVGKREGPPFISEAAVRGNAAVLDYCRTSVSALSGATAGILGLTGLYGFIFYLLASVLLSLLLILKAGRRWNKYFKSRRPLFTGGLIGGLFTYVLFWTFLYGMVHVY; encoded by the coding sequence ATGGCCGCGGTGGTGGGCAAGAGGGAAGGGCCGCCGTTCATCAGCGAGGCAGCCGTGCGGGGCAACGCGGCCGTGCTGGACTACTGCCGGACCTCGGTGTCGGCGCTGTCGGGGGCCACGGCCGGCATCCTCGGCCTCACCGGCCTCTACGGCTTCATCTTCTACCTGCTCGCCTCCGTCCTGCTCTCCCTGCTCCTGATCCTCAAGGCGGGCCGGCGGTGGAACAAGTACTTCAAGTCGCGGCGGCCGCTCTTCACGGGCGGACTCATCGGAGGCCTCTTCACCTATGTCCTCTTCTGGACCTTCCTCTACGGCATGGTGCACGTCTACTGA